GACATGCATCACTCAGCTCCTTGCGGGGGACTGGCAGGGTTGGGGAGAGGGGCGGCAAGCGAAGCTCGCCCTCGTACCAAACAAGAAAAATGCTCCTGCTTGCCCGGCCTGCCTTGCACATCAGGCGTCTTGAGGAGACTGGCACAGCTCGCACCGCGAGAGGCCGGGTGGGGGTGAGGGGCCTGGCGTCAGAGGTCCGTCGGAATCTTCAAGCCTTCTGTTCAGACACGCTCTGACCGGTCTGCTACCCAGCAGGCCACAGCACCGTGACCAGTGCCAGCCCCTGCTGAAGCGAGGCGGTGACTGGGCCGCCTGCCGCCTCGTTGCTGACCGTCCAGCCGCTGCCCAGCGGGACGTCCGCGTCGTGGAGGGGCCAGCGGGTGCCGCTGAGGCTCAGGGCGTGCAGGTCGCTGACGGCGAGCACGCTGAGGGTCGTACCGGGTGGCAGGTCGAGGCGCACGTCCGCGCCGGGGAGGAGGGGGTACCCGCTCTCGTCGCCACTGTGCAGGATGATCCCGAGTCCCTCCCGCGCGAGGCGCAGGCTGCCCAGGGCCAGCGCCGCCGTATGGTCGAAACGGCCCCCGAAAGCGCCCAGGAAGATCAGTTCGGTGGCGCCCCGCTCGCGGGCAGCGCGCACGGCGAGTTCGGCGTCCGTCTCGTCCTTGGCGGCCGGGTGGACCTCGCGGGGAGCGTTCAGGTGCAGGCCGTCCGACGAATCGAAGTCGCCCACCCAGGCATCCACCCGCACGCCCAGCGCCGCCGCGTGCCTTCCTCCCCCGTCGGCGGCCACCACGAAGTCGGGGCGGGGGAGGGCCAGCAGCGCGGGCGTCACGACCAGGCGGCCGCCGACCAGCAGCCAGGCGGTCACGGCCTCTCCCGGTCATCGGGGAGCGTCAGCACGCGGGCCGGGTCCACGGTCAGGCGCAGCGTCTGCGCGTGGATGTCCTCCGCCTCTCGCGCGCTCAGGTGCAGCGTGAGGGGGCCGAGGGGGTGCGCCACGGTCACTTCGGTCCCGGTGTCGGTCGTCTGCCGCGCCGTGACCGCAAAGGCGTCTCCCACGCCCAGCCGCACGGCGTCCTCGGGAATGAGGCGGGCCAGGCCGTCCG
The window above is part of the Deinococcus metallilatus genome. Proteins encoded here:
- a CDS encoding thiamine diphosphokinase, with amino-acid sequence MTAWLLVGGRLVVTPALLALPRPDFVVAADGGGRHAAALGVRVDAWVGDFDSSDGLHLNAPREVHPAAKDETDAELAVRAARERGATELIFLGAFGGRFDHTAALALGSLRLAREGLGIILHSGDESGYPLLPGADVRLDLPPGTTLSVLAVSDLHALSLSGTRWPLHDADVPLGSGWTVSNEAAGGPVTASLQQGLALVTVLWPAG